The Sinomonas sp. P10A9 genome contains the following window.
CCGCGAAGCCGAGCTCGGTGAAGCCCACCTCGGTGGGCCGAGCGGCTCCCCCGTGGACGCGCCGCGCGAGCCCCTGCTCCTCGAGGTGCTCGATGTCCCGGCGGATGGTCATCTCCGAGACGCGCAGAGTGGAGGCGAGCTCCGTGACGCGCACGGCCTCGCGCCGCTCGAGCTCGGCGATGATATGTGCGTGGCGTTCTGCGGCCAGCATGCGATCCCCCTGACATTCTGCGGTGGGTGGACACCATAGTGAGAGCGAACAAACACAAACGAACAGATTTCTCACAAAATATAACATCAGTCCGAGAGTTCCCGCTAGCGTTAGCGCATGGCAATTTCTTCGGGCACATCGGGGACATCGGTTCCACCGGGACCATCGGGCGCCCGGCGCGCCGCAACCGGCCGCCAGCACGAGCTCCGGCGCGGGGGTGCCGTCGCCGTGGTGACCGAGCTGGCAGCAGCGCTGCGCGCCTACTCGCGGGACGGCGTCGTGCTCACAGAGACGTTCGGCGACGACGAGATCCCGCCCGGGGCCACGGGGATCACGCTCGCACCCTGGGCCAACCGCGTCGAAGACGGCCGCTGGACGCTGGACGGCGCCGTCCAGCAGCTCGACATCACCGAGCCCAAGCGGGGCCACGCGAGCCACGGGCTGCTGCGCAATGCCGGCTACGAGCTGCTGGGCCGGACGGAAGCCTCGGTCTCGCTCGAGGCCGTCGCCTTCCCCCAGCACGGCTACCCGTTCGTCGTGCGGCACCGCGTCGACTATGCGCTCGACGCCGAGGGCGGTCTGAGCGTGACCCAGACCCTCACGAACGATTCGTCCGCGCCTGCGCCGTATGTGCTCGGGGCCCACCCGTACCTCCGGCTCGGCGACACCCCGACCGAACAGCTCCTCCTCACGGTCCCGGCGGGCACCCGTCTCGTGGCCGACGACCGCCTCATCCCGCGGGCCTCTGAGCCTGTGGAGGGGGAGTGGGACCTGCGCGGCGGGCGGGCGGTGGGCGGGCTCTCGCTCGATTCCGCGTTCACGCAGCTGGACTTCGCGCACGACGGCGCTGGGGCGCCCGGCGTGTTCCGCGCGACGCTCTCCACGGAAGACGGACGCAGCGTCTGGCTGTGGCAGGAGGACTCCTGCCCGTACGTGCACGTCTTCGTCACGGACACCTTCCCGGGGCGGCTCAAGGCCGTTGCGCTCGAGCCGATGACCGGTCCGGCCAATGCGTTCAACTCAGGAGACGGCCTCGGGTGGATCGCTCCGGGCGAGTCGGCCTCGATGCGCTGGGGGATCGGCTCAATCCTCTGAGGTGCGCGAGGGCCCGTGCCCACGGGCTGGCAATGGCAGGATGGGGGACATGGAGCCTGCCGATGAGGGACCCCAGCCCGACCATGTGACGCCGCTGCCTCCTGTTTCCAGGCCCATGAGGGCTGTAGGTGTCACGGATCTGCCGTTCGCACTCCGGATCTCGGCGGCCTGGTCGTGGCGCCTTGCGATCATCCTCGCGGTCGCGTGGGCGATTGCCTGGGCCCTTGCCCAGCTCAGCTTCATCGTGATCCCCGTCCTCGTCGCCGCCCTCCTCGCGGGGCTGCTCAGCCCGCTTGTCACGTGGCTGCGGCGAGTCGGGCTGCCGAGGGGCCTGGCCGTCGCGATCACCGAGCTGGGCTTCATTGCCGTCGTCGCCGGACTCCTGACGCTCGTGGGCCGCCAGATCTCCTCCGGCTTCTCACAGCTGTGGGGCGAGGCGCTCGCGGGGCTCGCCGAGGTCCAGAAGTGGTTCTCCGAGGGGCCGCTGCAGATTACTTCGTCCCAGCTGGACACCTACGTCAAGGACGCCCAGCAGATCCTGACCACCAACCAGGGCACACTGGTCAACGGCGTCCTGAGCGTCGGCTCGTCCGCCGGGCACTTCATCACGGGCGCGCTCATCGCCCTGTTCGTGCTCGTCTTCTTCCTCCTCGAGGGCCAGCGGATCTGGGGCTTCCTCGTCGGTATGCTTCCGCGCCAGGCCCGGCCGGCGGCCGACGGTGCCGGCCGCAGGGGGTGGACGTCCCTCGTGAGCTACGTCCGGGTCCAGGTGTTCGTCGCCGCGGTGGACGCCCTCGGGATCGGGGTGGGTGCGGCGATCCTCGGAGTTCCGCTCGCCCTGCCGCTCGGGATCCTCGTGTTCGTCTCCTCCTTCATCCCGGTGGTGGGCGCCCTGGTGAGCGGCGCCGTCGCCGTGCTCCTCGCCCTCGTGGCCAATGGCCTCACGAACGCCGTGGTCATGCTCATCATCGTCGTCGCAGTGCAGCAGCTCGAGTCGCACGTGCTCCAGCCGCTCGTGATGGGCCGTGCCGTGGCGCTGCATCCGGTCGCCGTGATCCTCGCGGTCGCGGCAGGCTCGTACATCGCGGGGATCGCGGGGGCGCTCTTCGCCGTCCCCACCCTCGCCGTCACGAACTCGGCGGTGCGCTACATCGCGTCCCGTTCGTGGGAGAACTCGTGGGAAACTGAAGGGGCGACCGCACCGGCTGATGCCGGGCGGACGCCCGTTTCCCCCGAAGCCCCCTAGGAGGCACAGAGCATGAATGCCCTCTCGACTCTCGCTGTGACGCTCGACGACGTTGTTGCCGCACAGGAGCTGCTCGAGGGCATTATTGCCAAGACGCCCATTGAGCAGTCCAGGGCGCTGGGGCAGATGGTGGGCGGCGACGTCTACTTCAAGTGCGAGAACCTGCAGCGCGCGGGGTCGTTCAAGGTCCGCGGTGCCTACGTCCGCATGGCGCGGCTCAGCGACGAGGAGAAGCGCGCCGGTGTCGTTGCGGCCTCCGCCGGCAACCACGCTCAAGGCGTGGCCTCTGCGGCCAAGCGTCTCGGCATCCGCGCGCGGATCTACATGCCGCTCGGCGTGGCCCTGCCCAAGCTCCAGGCCACCCGCTCGCACGGCGCCGAGGTCGTGCTCCACGGGCACAACGTCGACGAGGCGCTCGCCGAGGCGAAGCGGTACGCCGACGAGACGGGCGCCGTCTTCGTCCACCCCTTCGACAACGCAGACGTCGTTGCCGGCCAGGGCACGATCGGGCTCGAGATCCTCGAGCAGGTGCCCGAGGTGGACACGATCCTCATGGGGGTCGGAGGAGGCGGACTGCTCGCCGGCGTCAGCGTGGCGGTCAAGGCCAAGGCAGCCGAGCTCGGCCGGGAGATCCGCGTGATCGGCGTGCAGGCGGAGAACGCTGCCGCCTACCCGCCCTCGCTCGCCGCAGACGCCGTGGTGCCGCTGCCGAAGGTCGCCACCATGGCTGACGGCATCGCCGTGGGCCTCCCCGGCCAGATCCCGTTCAGCATCATCCGCGAGCTCGTCGACGACGTTGTGACCGTGAGCGAGGACTCCCTCGCCCGCGCGCTCATCTTCCTGCTCGAGCGCGCGAAGCTCGTGGTCGAGCCTGCCGGCGCGGTCGGCGTCGCCGCACTCATGGACGGCAAGCTCGCCGAGCTCGGCATCCACCCCAAGAAGACTGTCGTCATCCTCTCCGGCGGCAACATCGACCCGATGCTCATGCTCAAGGTCATCCAGCGTGGCCTCTCCGCGGCCGGGCGATTCCTCACGGTGCGCATGATGCTGGATGACCGTCCGGGCTCCCTCGCGACGATCTCGCGCATCATCGCCGAGAACGATGCGAACGTGACCGGTGTCGACCACACGCGCGTAGGCGGCTCGATCGCGATGGGGGACGTGGCGATCACGATCGACATGGAGACGAAGGGCCACGAGCACTCGGACCAGGTGCTCCGTGCCCTGCGGGCCGAGGGCTTCCAGCCGATCGTCATCCACGTCTGAGGACGCAGTGCCATGACGGCCGGCGCGCCGGGGACGAGGGGCCAGCTCGCTGGCCGAGCAAGCGCGGGGCTCGCAACCATGACGGCCGTCACCGTGCTCCTGTACGTGATCGAGATCGTCAACATGGCCACGTTCGGCCTCCTGTCGCGCATGTTCGGCATCCGCCCGCGGGACGTCGGCAGCCTCCCCGACATCCTGACCTCGCCGCTCGTGCACGACTCGACAAGCTGGGCGCACCTGCTGGCGAACACCCTGCCGCTGTTCGTGTTCGGGCTCCTGGCTTTCCTCGCCGGGCTGAGGCAGTTCCTGACCGCCGTCGCGCTGTCCTGGGTGGCCTCGGGGATCGGCGTGTGGCTGTTCGGCGGGAGCGTTTTCGGCCACCCGGGCATCACCGTCGGTGCCTCGGGCGTGATCTTCGGGCTGTTCGGCTTCCTGCTGGTCCGCGGATTCTTCAATCGCAGCTGGTGGCAGATCCTGCTCGCCGCGGTCCTCTTCGCGGCCTATGGGAGCGTGCTCCTGGGCATCCTGCCTACGGTCGGGCGGGGAATCTCATGGCAGGCCCACCTCTTCGGCCTCGCGGGCGGCGTCATTGCCGCGGTCATGCTCCGTCCGCGCGGCCGAACCGCGAGCTGAGCCCTGACTTGGACCACGACGACGGCGCCGCCCACCTCGTGAGGTGGGCGGCGCCGTCGTGCGTGTGCGGGGTGCAGTCCGGGAAGGACCGATCAGCCGTTGTACGGGGTGGCCGAGATGATCTCGACCGCGATGTCCTTGCCGTTCGGGGCGGTGTAGGAGAGCTTGTCGCCCGCCTTGTGGCCCACGATCGCTGAACCCAGCGGAGACTTGTCGCTGAAGACGTCGATGTCGGTGCCGGCGTCGGCGATCTCGCGCGAACCGAGGAGGAAGTGCTCCTCTTCGCCGGCGATCTTGGCGACGACGAGCATTCCGGGCTCGACGACGCCGTCGTCAGCCGGCTTCTCGCCCACTTGGGCGTTGCGGAGCAGATCCGTGAGCTGGCGGATGCGGGCCTCGATCTTGCCCTGCTCCTCCTTGGCGGCGTGATAGCCGCCGTTCTCCTTGAGATCGCCTTCCTGCCGAGCTGCCTCGATCTTCTCGACGATCTCATGACGGCCGGGGCCCGAGAGGTGGTCAAGCTCGCCCTTGAGGCGGTCGTACGCCTCCTGGGTGAGCCAGGCGCCGCCCTGATGGGTCGTGGTGGACATGTCGTCTCCTTGTAGCGTCTTTCCAAGCAAAGACCCCGCCTGCGGCTGTCTCGTGAGGACTTCTCAGCCACCTGCGGGGCAATGGGTATTAGTACAGTCTAATGACTATGGGTCCGGATCCCAAGCCGGACGCAGGCCGTGTCGCTCTACGCGCCCTTGAGCCAGCACGAATCGACGACTCCGGAGACGGCCGCGGCCTCGGTGCGCAGCGGCACGCGCTGAAGGGTCGTCGTCATGCCCTTGGCGCCGTCCGTGGGGCCGATCTCGACCTCCTTGTAGCCGACGATCGCGAAGTCGTCCGCGAGGGCATGGACCGCGCAGACGGCGGTCGCGGACGCATCCTTGCTGATCTGGAAATCTATCTCGGCATGCCACGCGTCCGGTGTGGAGAAGCCGATGTCCTTCGAGTCGACGCCGCCGCCCGCGGCGTTGGAGGTGTAGGTGAGCCATCCGGCGATCGCGACGGCCACGACGAGTGCGGCAATGATGACGAGCCGGGCCGTGCGCCGGGTCAGGCGGCGCCGGGGGGCGCCGTAGCGGGCAGCGAGGGAATCGGTCACCCCACTATTCTAGGAGGCGTGTCAGCCAACGATTCCGCGCTCCGCCTCCTGGCCGTGCATGCCCATCCCGACGACGAGTCGAGCAAGGGCGCCCCGATGATGGCGAAATACCTCGCCGAGGGCGTCGATGTCATGGTCGTCTCGTGCACCGACGGCTCCCGGGGAGACATCCAGAACCCGACAATCCTCGATGCCCCGCACCCGCACCGGGACATGGCCGGCGCACGCCGCCTCGAGATGGCCGCTGCCCAGAAGGTGCTCGGCGTCCAGCACCGCTGGCTCGGCTTCACCGACTCGGGCCTGCCCGAAGGGGACCCGCTCCCGCCACTGCCGTGGGGCTCGTTCGCTTCGCTCCCGCTCGAGGAGGCCGCCGCGCCCCTCGTACGGCTGGTCCGCGACTTCCGACCCCATGTGGTCGTGGCGTACGACGAGAACGGGGGTTATCCCCATCCGGACCACATCATGGCCCACCGCGTGGCCGTCGAGGCGTTCCACGCCGCAGGGCGCGCGGAGGACTACCCGGACGCCGGCGAGCCGTGGGCTCCTGCGAAGCTCTACTACGACATCCCGTTCAATCCCGAGCGGACGCTGCGGATCCACGACGCGCTCATCGCCGCAGGGCTCGACTCGCCCTTCGCCGAATGGATCGCCCGGGCCACGGAGAACGACGCCGAGGGGCACCGCCCGTGGACGTCGCGCCATCCGGTGACAACGCACGTGGAGAGCGCCGAGTATTTCGGGGTCCGGGACCGCGCGCTCCTGGAGCACGCGACGCAGATCGATCCCGGCGGCTGGTTCTTCGCGGTTCCACTCGCCCTGCGCCAGCGCGAGTGGCCGTGGGAGGACTATGCCCTGATCGAGTCGACCGTGGGCTTCCCGGCCGAAGGGACGACCGAGACCGACCTCTTCGCCGGGCTACGATAGATCGGTGCAGAACCTCTTCGTTGCCCTCGCCCAGACACCACAGCCTTCCCCTGAGGGAACCCTGCGCCCCGGGCTGAGCGAGGACATGATCACCCCTGGAACGTGGGGGTTCATTGCGACCGCGTTCGTCGTGGTCCTCACGATCTTCCTCATCGTCGACATGGTGCGCCGCCTCCGCCGCCTGCGCTACAAGGCTCAGGTCGAGGAGGCCAGCGCCGCCACTGCAGCCCGAGGCGAGGCCGACATGCAGGCAGGCCCCGAGAAGGCCGCGGACGGAAATGCTGTCGACGCGACCGACGCCAGAGACCGCGAGACGGGCAGCAGCCGCTCCTAGCGCTGGTTCGTCGCCGGGACGCTGAGGCTCCCGTAGCGCTCCATCCGGTGCCAGCGGAGGTGGAGTCCCGCCATCGCGGTGAAGACGGACTGGATCACGACGAGGTACATGAGCTGGCGGTACACGAGCTGCTGGAGCGGCAGCGTCCACAGGGGGGCGAGCCTCTCCTTGTCGAGTCGGAATGCGTAGGCGGCCATAGCCAGCTGGGCCCCCATGAACGCGAGCCACAGGATCCCGATCCGCACCGGGTCAAGGAAGATGAGCCCGTAGACGGCGAAGACATCGACGATCGGCGCGAAGAGCGGCATGAGGACCTGCAGGACCAGCAGGTACCCGAGGCCT
Protein-coding sequences here:
- a CDS encoding aldose 1-epimerase family protein; amino-acid sequence: MAISSGTSGTSVPPGPSGARRAATGRQHELRRGGAVAVVTELAAALRAYSRDGVVLTETFGDDEIPPGATGITLAPWANRVEDGRWTLDGAVQQLDITEPKRGHASHGLLRNAGYELLGRTEASVSLEAVAFPQHGYPFVVRHRVDYALDAEGGLSVTQTLTNDSSAPAPYVLGAHPYLRLGDTPTEQLLLTVPAGTRLVADDRLIPRASEPVEGEWDLRGGRAVGGLSLDSAFTQLDFAHDGAGAPGVFRATLSTEDGRSVWLWQEDSCPYVHVFVTDTFPGRLKAVALEPMTGPANAFNSGDGLGWIAPGESASMRWGIGSIL
- a CDS encoding AI-2E family transporter, which encodes MEPADEGPQPDHVTPLPPVSRPMRAVGVTDLPFALRISAAWSWRLAIILAVAWAIAWALAQLSFIVIPVLVAALLAGLLSPLVTWLRRVGLPRGLAVAITELGFIAVVAGLLTLVGRQISSGFSQLWGEALAGLAEVQKWFSEGPLQITSSQLDTYVKDAQQILTTNQGTLVNGVLSVGSSAGHFITGALIALFVLVFFLLEGQRIWGFLVGMLPRQARPAADGAGRRGWTSLVSYVRVQVFVAAVDALGIGVGAAILGVPLALPLGILVFVSSFIPVVGALVSGAVAVLLALVANGLTNAVVMLIIVVAVQQLESHVLQPLVMGRAVALHPVAVILAVAAGSYIAGIAGALFAVPTLAVTNSAVRYIASRSWENSWETEGATAPADAGRTPVSPEAP
- the ilvA gene encoding threonine ammonia-lyase — translated: MNALSTLAVTLDDVVAAQELLEGIIAKTPIEQSRALGQMVGGDVYFKCENLQRAGSFKVRGAYVRMARLSDEEKRAGVVAASAGNHAQGVASAAKRLGIRARIYMPLGVALPKLQATRSHGAEVVLHGHNVDEALAEAKRYADETGAVFVHPFDNADVVAGQGTIGLEILEQVPEVDTILMGVGGGGLLAGVSVAVKAKAAELGREIRVIGVQAENAAAYPPSLAADAVVPLPKVATMADGIAVGLPGQIPFSIIRELVDDVVTVSEDSLARALIFLLERAKLVVEPAGAVGVAALMDGKLAELGIHPKKTVVILSGGNIDPMLMLKVIQRGLSAAGRFLTVRMMLDDRPGSLATISRIIAENDANVTGVDHTRVGGSIAMGDVAITIDMETKGHEHSDQVLRALRAEGFQPIVIHV
- a CDS encoding rhomboid family intramembrane serine protease, whose amino-acid sequence is MTAGAPGTRGQLAGRASAGLATMTAVTVLLYVIEIVNMATFGLLSRMFGIRPRDVGSLPDILTSPLVHDSTSWAHLLANTLPLFVFGLLAFLAGLRQFLTAVALSWVASGIGVWLFGGSVFGHPGITVGASGVIFGLFGFLLVRGFFNRSWWQILLAAVLFAAYGSVLLGILPTVGRGISWQAHLFGLAGGVIAAVMLRPRGRTAS
- the greA gene encoding transcription elongation factor GreA translates to MSTTTHQGGAWLTQEAYDRLKGELDHLSGPGRHEIVEKIEAARQEGDLKENGGYHAAKEEQGKIEARIRQLTDLLRNAQVGEKPADDGVVEPGMLVVAKIAGEEEHFLLGSREIADAGTDIDVFSDKSPLGSAIVGHKAGDKLSYTAPNGKDIAVEIISATPYNG
- a CDS encoding DUF4307 domain-containing protein — translated: MTDSLAARYGAPRRRLTRRTARLVIIAALVVAVAIAGWLTYTSNAAGGGVDSKDIGFSTPDAWHAEIDFQISKDASATAVCAVHALADDFAIVGYKEVEIGPTDGAKGMTTTLQRVPLRTEAAAVSGVVDSCWLKGA
- the mca gene encoding mycothiol conjugate amidase Mca; the encoded protein is MSANDSALRLLAVHAHPDDESSKGAPMMAKYLAEGVDVMVVSCTDGSRGDIQNPTILDAPHPHRDMAGARRLEMAAAQKVLGVQHRWLGFTDSGLPEGDPLPPLPWGSFASLPLEEAAAPLVRLVRDFRPHVVVAYDENGGYPHPDHIMAHRVAVEAFHAAGRAEDYPDAGEPWAPAKLYYDIPFNPERTLRIHDALIAAGLDSPFAEWIARATENDAEGHRPWTSRHPVTTHVESAEYFGVRDRALLEHATQIDPGGWFFAVPLALRQREWPWEDYALIESTVGFPAEGTTETDLFAGLR